The DNA segment AGCATAAAATCCAGCTCCAACAATGGGTGAATCGCCAATACGCCCTGCCTTCTTCATAAATAATCCACTCGTTGAAGTTGCCACAACAACCTTCCCGGCTTGATCCAAAACAACTTCACCCACTGTATCATGACCATCGTATGGCTTTAATTCTTGACTTTGAAGCTTTTTAACCCGCTTGTGATAATGCTTTTTCGCTCTTTCTGTCAACATCGTCTTTCTTTCAAAACCCTTTTGACTAGCGTATTTTTCCGCCCCTTCAGCCACTAAAACACAATTCACATTATCCTTAGATAATTCCTTGGCAATGGACACTGGATTAGCGAAGTCTTTAATCCCTGCAACAGCTCCAACAGAAAGGGTATTTCCATCCATATAACCGGCATCCAATTCAACAATCATTTCTTCATTTGGTAAGCCACCATAACCGACTGACTTATAATATGGAAAGTCTTCAACCATACGAATTGCCTGTTCAACCACTTCCCCGGCTCCTTTCCCCTTTTTCAATAATTCACCGGCTTCACAAACACCTTCTAAAGCCATTCTCCATGTCGCAATCATTGCCCACATACTCTTTCCTCCTAATTTCTTTCTCTAGTCCAAAGGTCGACGATAAAATCCACCATAGAAATCATCCGTTCGATACACGTTAATAATCGCATGTGGATCCACTTCTAATATCAAATGCGCTATCTCTTTTACCTCTAAAGAAGATACCACCGTATTCAACATATAATTCTCACAACGTGAATAACCCCCATAGCTTCTCCAAACTGAAATCCCATGCCTATATTTCTCTGTATACCTTTTTAAAATCTCTTCCGGCATCACACTAGTGATTTGCATAGTACTACGATCATAACGATGATACA comes from the Bulleidia sp. zg-1006 genome and includes:
- a CDS encoding N(4)-(beta-N-acetylglucosaminyl)-L-asparaginase; translation: MWAMIATWRMALEGVCEAGELLKKGKGAGEVVEQAIRMVEDFPYYKSVGYGGLPNEEMIVELDAGYMDGNTLSVGAVAGIKDFANPVSIAKELSKDNVNCVLVAEGAEKYASQKGFERKTMLTERAKKHYHKRVKKLQSQELKPYDGHDTVGEVVLDQAGKVVVATSTSGLFMKKAGRIGDSPIVGAGFYADSEVGGASATGLGEDLMKGCISYEIVRKMKEGLSPQEACQKAVNELDEKLKKSKGFSGDLSVIAIDKNGQFGCATNIQQFSFVVYRQNEEAVVYLADNVDGETKIYPASQEWMDQYMQERMAPITE